The DNA sequence CAGAGAAGCGCAGCGAGGCATACGACAAGTTTATCGCTCCTCTCGACCAGGGTATCCGAGGAGGCTTGTAAGTTGGAAGCAAGGCTATGATGGGTAGAGGTTGTTAACCACAATTTCACAGCGACCTTCACATTTACTATCTTCAGACCAACCCGGAACAATCCAAGTATGCCAATGAGTTGTGGCAACGCATCCGAAGAGAATGTAAGTAAAAATTCGAACAACACTATCCCGTAACCCCTGAGCTGACAAGATCTAGTTCCTGAACTCCGAATCTATCGCTTCTGGGATCGACCAATCGGACCTCACCCAATCGCCATGTTCGAGGTCAACGTCTTTACTCCCGCACAATTTGGCGCATTCGTCTCATGGCTTGCAATCTGGCGTGGACCCTTGTCGGtgctcatccatcccaaTGTCGTCCCAGAAGAGGGCGTCGATCGCAGGGCGTCAGAGAAGCGAGATCACTTGGAGAGGGCCATCTGGATGGGTGAGAGGTTGCCACTGGATGTCAGTCTGTTCAACAAGGGATGAAGGATGTGTTTTGTGGCGGATGAAAGGGTATATGGCGTATAAAGGAAATTGCGATTAACTGAACTTAAAAACGAGCACTCCTATCAATAAGACTTAACAATACTGAACAGCAAAGTGCATGCAAGAGTTTGAGCCTGATGACTTTATCGGGAAGTTTCGCCATCCTAGCTGCTTACTATTAGTACAGAGCCTCACTCGGGCGGCTAACACTGTGATCGCTCTTAAGCCAGGAAGAAAgctgcagccatggcagctAACCCGACCAAGGTATATCTCCCGATATCCATAGACTAAGCACTGTTAGAAGCTTCAGTCTTGCCACACAGTTGATCACTATCTTCGCCTTCGCCAAGCTGCTGTATCACGTTACCCACTTTGTTACATAAAGCATTGTGGTTTGATTTTGATCCAGAGGCGGCTGGATGACCGGCAATAAGCTGCGACTACCTATAATTTGACAAATAATAAGAACGCAATTTAAAAGATCACTATCAAGCGACCAGAGTTCCAAGTTATCAGCCCAAGCCCTCACCTGAGGcaataataaaataacccGGCTTAAGCTATGTCAAAGAGAACATACTAAGCCATAGAGTAAACAAGGTTTAGAGAagtgaaaaaaaagagagcaATCTTGAAATCCGGCAATTGAGAACCATCCAAAACCGAGTTACTTCAGTGCCGCTAGGACTAACACTTATGCCGACTCGTGACAGTTACCTTATTCAAGTGCGAATATCCTTGATATGTTAGCTTCTGCTATGAGTTGAAACGGTCCGTGAGCTACATACCTCTTTACTCATCGCCGGAGGCAGCATCATCGGAGGCAGCATCATCGGAGGCAGCATTCTCGGAGGCAGCATTCTCGGAGGCAGCATCATCGGAGGCAGCATCATCGGAGGCAGCATCCTCGGAGGCAGCATTCTTGGAGTTAGCATTCTTGGAGCCACCATGGCCCCAGCCACCATGGCcccagccgccatggccggGCGGCTTGTAGTGTGTCTGGGTTGGCTTATGGGGCTTGGTGACCGTGGTAGTTGATTTGGTGACCGTGACGGTGGCCGCTGGCTCAGTGACCGTGATGGTGCCCCTGTGCTTGGTGACCGTGACGGTGCCCGCTGGTTGAGTGACCGTGGTGGTACCCCTTGCCTTGGTGATCGTGACGGTGCCCGCTGGCTGAGTGACCGTGGTGGTGCCCTTTGGCTTGGTGACCGTGACGGTGCCCGCTGGTTGAGTGACCGTGGTGGTACCCCTTGCCTTGGTGATCGTGACGGTGCCCGCTGGCTGGGTGACCGTGGTGGTGCCCCTTGCCTTGGTGATCGTGACGGTGCCCGCTGGCTGGGTGACCGTGGTGGTGCCCTTTGGCTTGGTGACCGTGATGGTGCTTCCTGGCTGAGTGACCGTGGTGGTGCCCCTTGCCTTGGTGATCGTGACCGTGACAGTTTTGCGCGGCGGGTAGTAATCGCCAGGAACAGCGAGAACAAGTGGCATGGAAACCAAGGGTGCAAGAAGAGTGAAGAACTTCATTTTGAAGGATAAACCAACAGGCTGAGATGTGTGATGCAAAAGTTGGTTTGCGGCTCTGAACAAGTAGTAAGAATCAACTTAAGGCCTGAGTCTAGGATGGGGAACAACAGCTCGTAGGATACCGAGGGGATCATCCTATATATAGACAATTTGTTGTTTCATTATCTCCTCGTACCATTGCAAGATTATCTCTGGACGAGAATCGGTAGCTAGATGGGAAGTTCACAAAAACTATCAAAGCGCTGCTTGCACACTTCGCGTTGTACATTGTTGGCAAAGGTTAGCATCCACCAGGATCTCAGTAAGTTCAGCCAAAAACTCGTACACCGCGTTGAGATGGTTGATGCGATTCGAAACGCGGCAGGCCGAGTGCGTAACAGCGCATGGGGCTACTGTTGAAAACCTCGTATCTCGATTATAGGACTGAACGGCAAAGGAGGCATTCCCATTTTCATCCGTGAGGTCGGTGTCATCGTTGATAAGGTTGATGCAGCTGGAGTAAAGCCTTTAGTTGCAGACCCAGTTGGGGACAGTATAAGGTTTTCTTGTGTTACACAGCATTAGGTGTTTAGAAATTGCACTTTCTGTGTAGATATTATACGACTTTTTGCTACTGTGGCTAGGCTCTGAGAATACGCCACACTGAAACAATAGCAACGGGGATAAGCTCTAGCCACATGTCCAATACTGTACGCTTGCTGGTCATCCACGTATAACTGGAGGGCTGTGGCGCCTGCAGTTACCTGTTGCCAGATGTATCCAGTTGGGTGGTTCACAGCGAATTGCAACGAGCCGATATCGGCTTTAATGTTATCCCTCCGCCTTCGTCCTCCCAACCAACTGATGAACAGTCCTCCGTACTTGGTTGGATGTACCCCTCGAGTTGGATCGTCTTCGCCGATCACTGTACTGGCTCGATGTAAGTTACGCCAACAAGCCCGTAGTCTACCTAAGAAAGACCCATAGCACTATATTTTCGGTAATCTTTCAACAAACAACCATTGCTTGCAAGTGTGACAAAGTCAGGGTCGTGCTTCCGATACGAAACGCAGACTCCGACATCACGTCATTCACATGTACCCTTAATGGACGTCGGTATCACCATGAAACCATCTCAGGCCCGAGGCTTGAGAACCTCAAcaggttgatgaggagtCACTCATGGAACTCATCAGGCCGCAGCCACCAACAATATCCTTCAATGCTTGCTGACGGAACCATGACTGTGTCAAGTGTGATGATGGCAAGCCCAGATGTTTCCATCGCCCCAAATCGGATTGAGATCGCCGATATGAGCACCGCGAATTGGACTCATGGGATAGCGAACAAATGAGTCCGTTGCTACTAACATGCGGCTCGGCCTCAGCCGCCCGGCCCACCGTCACGCTACTACCGCACACAATGGTGTCATCTATCTCTATTCAGACGATCAGATTGAGGCACTGCGAACCTTTTGGACATGATCTCACAGAGGTGGCGTGGCTTGGCTTGCAACTCTCCTTATCCTCTGTCTTCAAACATTCCCTTCTGAGACCCTTGCGGCAGGTTCGAGGGGCATAGCTCAAGTCCGACGATGCGTAACCTCGATTAGGTGAGTCCGCTGGTGGATGGGCTAGGGCCATGCCCCTTGATTGTGATTCCATGAGGTATCTTTGGAAGGTTACGATCCTTGAGCGGTTGCGGTCTAGTTCTATTGGAATTATGGATAGATAGTGTAATAGGAAAATGCAAACGTGTGATTCTGTATTGGTCGCCTGATGCTTGGTGTCTTGCGATTGAACGGGCTGGGATCGCGACATGGAGCCTGGTGGATTTCACGTTGCCGAGGTCCTACcatttttttcttgttctcAGCCTCAACGCTGCCCTCAACTGAACCTTGATCTCGTACCTGCAGGCTAGAAAATGCAGGGGCAATGTGACATCAATCTCTGCGGTATTTTCGTGAACATCTCGTGCCACTGGAAATGGTGCGTGTGCAGGAAGCCTTGGGGTTACCTCCCTGACAAGCATGGAGCATTGAGCTGAGGGGGTAGCCAATTAGCTACTCAGAAAGTAacctttgatgccatcctccGCATCCTGACGCCATTGTGGCTGTTCTGGTGAAATCAAGTTAGCCTCGAGCCACCGGAGGCCAAGGGCCGGGTTTAGAACAATAGAGGCCGCAACAAATGAAGGCGACTTGTTCATGTGTGCGCGTCGACATGTTCGAGCGCGGTCGAGTGGGCATCGTACCAAAATATTGCAAGCACCTTGTCTGCCCAAGCTTCGCCAACCTTGTTTTGACGCTTAGGCCTCGACGCTGCGCTTGAAAACCTTGCCCACATACTAGTTAGTCAACCCACACGTAGCTTGAAACGTGGCGCGGGAGGCTATCCTCTTTGAGCTGCTGCCGCAACCCAGCATGTCCATCCACGGTCACATTTAGGACTAATCTAATATTTTACATCTTTTCAGCGGAGATCCTCTTACTGTGATATTTATAATCGGTGTTTTTGCCTCTGCTCGTTCTTCCTCCTAAAGCCCTATTACTTGCATATTGGGCCAAGGTCTACCTCACTCGGGCGGCCAACACTGTGATCGTCCTTAAGCCAGGAAGAAAGCTGCAGCGGTGGCAACTAACCCAACCAAGGCATATCTCCCGACATCCATAGACCAAGCACTGTTGGTTTCAACCACCGGAGACGACGCAGCTGGTCTTTCATGCGCCGCGCTCAAGCTCCCTTCAGATACAGAAGTCTCCTCCACCTTTGAGCTGGTCGCCGTTGAAGTTGCGGATGCCGGAGAAGGAGTGGTCGGGTTCTCAAGCTTGTCGATGCCCTCGGTGATGACAGCAGGAATCATGAGAGATGCCAGCTCcgtgttggtggtgatgagagaAGTCAACAcagtcttgcccttgctgccTTCCGAGGCAATGTCGATGTGGCAGGTGGCGGCACCCTTCTCCCTGTCGAGTTTGCACGCAAGGTCTTCAGAGCTATGGGCGAATAAATGTCAGATCGAAAATTATACAAACAGGTGGAATTCAGTTTGAAACTTACAAATAGCCAGCCTCTTTATCCCCAGCGAAAGAGTACTGAATGGAGAGGGTGGATGGACCCTGGACCACCGTCTGAGTGCCAAGTATGTGACACTGCACATTTTCGACATGCTCGCCACAGTGAAGAGCGAATGTCGTGACCTCGGGATTGGCATCAACAACCGCGCCGTACATAGTCTTGATTCCTTCCACTGGGAAGAGTATGTCCAAGGTGGTAGTCTGCGCAACAGCCATCGCGGCTGACGCGAGGAGAATAGAGAGTGAAGATGACATTTTGTGATTATAGGCCAAGACAGAATAGACGACTGTAGGATGTAGTGAAGTTTGAAATCGTTGGGGCACCACGTAGTTATGAGAACTCGCTTCCTCGTCAATACCTTGTTGGCTCACTATCGGAACTAGAACCTTCACGAGTAGCAGGGATGAATGCGCCACGTTCAGGTGTGTTTCTCGCCTAATTGGTGTACGCACCTAATAGTTTAATCCCTCTTAGTTGAAGCACCTTGATGACTTGAGCTGATAGCTGAACAGCTTGGACTGGGGAGCCGATATAGCCGTATCTGGCGCCACAAACGAGATAAGTAAACATATTGTTCCTTCACCCAATAGGCGCCCCATGCTACATGCGGAAGAGTGGGAAAAAGCCTCCTAGCTTTGTTCAAGTAGTCTTAGTCGTAGAAGAACAGAAAGGGCGCCATTATCAAATGTCAAAATCCACCGCGAATTGTAAGAATTGGTTAATATTGCAAGGATCAAGGATGAAGTGCCATCTAttgaagccaagccaagagcaCAACTCCAAAATCATAGAGCGGGAAGGCCATGAAGGCTGGCTGTCGGATCTGTATCAATATCTTCCTTTGCAATGAACATGCATTTCCCCCTATGCCCGAACTAACGCTCAATGAGGTTGGAGCAGAGATTCATGACACAAGTGAGCTTGCTGTCATACTTGATCTCACCCTCCAGCACATCACTTGCAGGCCCAAATCTGTTCCACACTGGGATAAACTGCCCATTCTCCATGTTTCCGAATCTGCTGAAAGCTGCCTTGAGAACTTCATGCTCGGAAATTTTGTCCACATCTCCTGGCTTGACAAGCTCGGGCCCAGAGATGTAGTCCTTTCCTTGCTGGGTTCTAGTTGAGATGATACCTAAAGTACTTGCTTTGAAGCAGTAAGTGATCATGACTGCCAAACCTGCAGCCAGGGCTGTGGCAATACTGGAGCCAGTTGACTCTTTGGCTGAAGAAGTCTTGTCAGCTAGATAGAGAGGCAAACTGTTACCCCCGCTAGTGTTTACGCTCACGCCAGGGAAGATGAAGTCGTTGTCCTTTCCAGCGTGACCGTAGGcacttccatcatcatgggctGCGCCAATGAGGAAGAATCGCTGACGTTTGTAAGCAGATGGATAATGCTCTGTCGCGTTAATCTGGTCTGATGACGAGCAGAACATGAGAACCTTCTGCCTGCAGGCTCTCTCTAGCACGGCGTCCAGCAGCTGTTTTTCTTTGCTTCCGTCTTCGGGAACGGGTATCGTCCAAGacatggagatgatggatgcctTCTTTTCCAGGGCAGCCTCAATGGCCTGAAATATCGTTAGTGCCTGTGTTGAGAAAAAAGCTATTGCTGACTCACAAAAGCCGCAGAAGCAGCGTCAATTGTCGAGTGCCCCTTCTCGGGGCTGATATGTGTCTTGAGTCGAATCGAGTAGATATTTGCCATAGGACAGACCTTCAGGATCATTCTGGCCATCTCGGTACCGTGGCCCTTGGCAGAGATATAATACTGCCCAACACCTCCATCCTGGTAGTCAAACGTCTTGCCCTCAATGGCGCGACCAGAAACGGCCGGATCACAAGAgtcaacgccatcatcgatgagCGCGACAACAACGTCCTTGCTCAACTTTCCAAGGTCAGTCGCGGCTTGACCATCAACGACTGATGCGCCTTGCCCGAGTCTTTCTCGGGACAACTCGCTCGTGTCTTTCCAGAAACGGCTCATACACCCCGAGAATCTCTCCATGCAGGTCAACCACTGATGTTCAGTGACTGGGTTCGTTCTCGCAGATGTCTTGGATGAGCCGCTTAACACCTGAATCTCAGttcccttcttcccttctcttGCAATGACCTCGATTGTGTGCTCAGGAGGAGGTGGCGCTACCAAAGGTGCACATGGATCCAACTGTTCCCGAGGATCGGCAGCTCCCGTTCCTCACCTGGCTTACCAGCCAAGAGGCATACAAAACTTTTAACGGCATGATGGGACCACATGCGCTGTACCTCGAAGGTATTGCCGGAGACTCAAAACGGACTGCCATGCTCACTCAGCACATATACGCCAAGTACGAGTACGAATACCTAAACATCTGGGGAAAGGATTTGGGATGCTCTGCCTTCTACTTCGAGTTCAACAAACATGACAGCCGATACAACAACATTAAGTCCATgctcatctccttcatcaacgaCATGGCATGGCACAACTGGCGGAAGAGCCCCAACGGTCCAGTCATCCGCACAGTGCTTGAGAACCTGGGATACCACCACCGCTGGTCATTACCGGGTCTCTTTCAGCTGTTCACTTTGATCAGGCAGTGTCCGTGCGCGAACACGTGCGcgatcttcttgagctgtTTCGATGAATGTTTGGAAGATGAGCGGACGTGGTTCCTAACTAGAGTCATGGAGCAGTTTGGCTACAATGATTGGAACTACCGCATTGTCATCACAACTAGTGGTCCTGACAGTTCGATCAAGAAGTTCATCCCCGAGTCTCAAGTCTTGTCCATGCAAGACTGTCCCACGGGGCCAAAGGGATACGCAATCGACGAGAGGAACCTCGCTATGTCTGAGATTGGGTCAGCTCTGCAAGATTTATTCAAGAAATGTCCATTTATGAAAAAACATGAAACGCAGATCAAGTGTCTCATGGATGAATGCAGCGGTGCACCTCATCTTGGTCATAGGATCATTGACTGGCTGGGTGACTATGGCCGGAGAGCAGCCCGAATCGCAGACATCGGCGAAGAGATCAGCAAACTACACCCAGTCACACCAGAGAATGTCCTGCGCGTCTTTATCGAAAGTCAGCCCAGAAGAAGGCAGCTCTTAGGAGACAGACCCTACCAATGGGTCAAATACGCCATGGAGCCATTCACGATTGAGGCTCTGGGCCACGCAATCGCTGCGGTCACACTCTATCCGCGCAGTTCACCAGAGAATTTTGACCACGCGCGGCTCGCCGAGGACATTTCAAGTATCTTCTGCGGAATCATCATCATAGAGAATGGAGAGGTCAAGTTCTCTCATCCCTCATTTTACTCGGCTGGGTCAAACCATGAGGAACCCGCAGATGCTCATTACCAACTAGCTGCCGCTTGCTTACGATACTTGACGCACCATGAAGTGCAGGAGAAATATTCCAAGTTTTCTTTCAACAAATACGACGGAGACATACTCCAGCGTCCCCTCATTATTCCTCGAGACGATTTTCTTGAATATGCTGTGCGATTTTGGTCTGAGCACTATCGACTCTGCCGCCTGGCTCTATCTCCTTACGACCCCCAATCGACTGGATGGGGAAAAATATTCCTCCAGGACAAAAAGGAGTTCCAACGATGGTCCGAGGCTTGTTATCTTCTTTCAAACCCATTCACGCGCATTCAGCGAAGCTACCTCTCTCTCCTTTGCCCGTCATAGCCGCACTGGGATTGCAAGACCTTGTCAATATGCTGATCTCGGACAACAAGGGCTCTAAGTGGTTCCAGCAGGACCTATGGCTGGCGATCACAGAAGCGTCACGGAATGGCCATGCAGATGTCGTTGGCAGACTCTTGaacgaggttgaagagatTGAAGACTCGGCGCTGAGAGATGCCATCTTTTGGGCTGCGTCCGTTGGGAACGAGCAGACAATGATTCAGCTTCTGGAAAAGGTTGAATCGCCTCGGAGCTTTCCTTGGCCTGGGAATATCCTTTTCCGTGCTGCATCTGCTGGACTTGAACCCCTGGTCTCGGCTTTGTGCGGGTCTGGTTACGATCTGAACGAATGGAACGACCAATTCCGCTACACAGCTCTGCAAGCAGCCATCTTCTGGGGTTATTACCATGTGGCAAAAATCTTGGTAGCCTCTGGAGCCGACCTAGCTATCCGGGACACCGACGGCAGGACTCCCTTGCTCATCGCTGCTAGGTTTGGTCAGCCAGAGATGGTGCAGTTGCTCCTCGATCACGGCGCCGACATCAACGACAAAGACAATGACAGCTACTCGGCTGCACACACGGCTGTTCATGCAGGCCAGTTTCAAGCGCTCGATTTAATCCTCAAAGCTGGGGCAGACGTCCACTCTAGCGACCCCGAGGCCGATCTACCTCCCCCCATCACTCTTGCAGCGAGTCTCAACAGTAGAGAATGCATTCGTGTGCTTTTGGAACACGGAGCAGATGCACGGACTCCATCGAGCATTGGATCCCCTCTCTGCAGTTGCTGCGACACAGTTCAGACGATTGAGACCTGTCGCTTGCTTCTCGAGCACGGAGCAGATCCAAACGAGTCTTCCGAGGAAAGGGTCATGCCTCTTGTTCGCGCGTTGGGTTCCCAGAGCAAAGAGATGATCAATCTCCTGATTGAACACGGCGCCAAGCTCGACACTTTCGATCCGTGCGAAAACCTGCATGTCAGGACACCATTGTCAAACGCCGTTTGGCAGTGTTCTGTTGACATGATAGAGTTCCTTATCGAGAAAGGAGCCTCGGTCAACTACGCCCCTGAGGGGACTCAATCTCCTCTGTTCGCCGCAGCTTATCAGGGGACAGACATTGAAAaggccaagcttctcctcagcaAGGGCGCGGATATCAACTGGAAGTGGCTTAATAACTGGACCGTGCTGCACGCTTCCTACGACGCCCCCGAGTTTGTGTcactcctccttgaccatggcgcGGATATCAACGCAATGAGTGACGACCATAGCActgtcttgatgatggccgcTAGATGGGGgcacatcaacaccatcaggGCAATAATAGCACATGAGAGTCCGAAAGCAGACCTCGACTTGGAAGTCGACCCAGGTGATGTGGGCCGTTCATTTTCGGCTCTCTCTTTTGCCGTTGAGAACCAGAACTTCGACTGCGctagcctcctcctcgaagcTGGAGCCGGCCTGGCCGAGTTTATAGACCCAAAGCAACTTCTTTGGGGCTTTTCAAACCCACTGCTCGAAGAAAAGGTCCCAGAACTGCTCAGTTTCATGAAGCTCTGCCTCCGGCAAGGGACAGATGCCAGTGAGGTCGATGAAGATAAAAacactgcactgcactggTTGAAGCAATATACCCCAGTGCAGGTCGTCAAGCTACTGATCGACTCGGGGGTCCCAGTCAATTCTCTGAATGACCAAGGTCTGACGCCGCTGGCCGTTGCCACCCAGGAGGGCAACGTCGCCGTGATGAAATACCTCATCACCAGAGGAGCCCGGGCAGATATCTACATCCCACACCTCGGAAGCCTTTTGCACATAGCCTGCCGCCAAGAAAAGGAAGTCGATGACGAAATCTACCTCGAAATGGTGCAAATTCTCGCCGACGCCGGAGCTGATCCCAATACTCCTGGTCCTTTACCTGCTGGCGAGCCTCTCTTATACACCACCATTCCTGAAAAGTCCTACTTGGCTCACCATCGCTCTGTTTTCAGATATCTTGTGAGCGACCTTCGTGTGGACGTCAACAAGGCCACCGACTCTGGAGAAACCCCCATCATCGCGTTAGCCAGACACCacaagctgaagaagccgcGGTATCTCATTCGCCACGGGGGCgacatcaacgccgccgaTAATGAGGGTCGACGCGCCATCCACTATTTTTCTGCTAATGCAGAGCCCTACATTGGATACAGGAAGATCCGCTACTTTGTCAAAGCCGGCGCTGATCTATGTTCCCCGGACAACTACGGGCGGACCCCTTTACACCTCGCAGTAGGCGGGGGAGACCCTGTAGAGTGTGCCAGGATAATTCTCAAAGCAAGTCACCAAGGTTTCAACATCGACTCCAAGGATATAGGTGGATGGACACCTCTCATGTATGCATGCAGGTCCGAAATAGCCGACTCCATGATGCTCAACATGCTCGTGAAAGAATACGGAGCTGATATCTGGCCCGTGAGCTACGACGGCCGGTGGTCAGCCCGGAAACTCGCCAATCTGGTCGCTATTTCGGACTATGATTGTCCACTCGAACTTTTGGAGCCTCCCGAGGACAAGAGGGAGCGCATCGGCCCAGACGGAGTCAAGCAAATCTGGGACCCTGCATTCCACACGACAACGCCAGAGGAGTATATCAACACAAGTTGTGAAAGCTGTCTATTGGTAAGTCGTCAAGTTTTATGTTTCCATGTGGTTACTAATATATCTTGTATCTATAGCCGAGTTCTGGCCAGTGGCATAGGTGTCGAGATTGTACTGAAGCTATCTGGTTCTGCTTCAAGTGCTTCCCGCACAGAAACGAGGTGCACGAAACAGGTCACACCTTCAAACGATGGACCTTTTTTATCGAGTCAGAGGACGAGCGGAGCGAGCACAGCGGCCAGGATGGCGAGGCGTCGGATGGTGAAGAATCCGATGCGTTTAGGGCGGGCTCCGGGTCTTCGGGGACCGAGGAGACTGACACTGAaaccgatgacgatgacgatgatgatgatgatgatgagtAGATTGAAAGCAGCTGTTGTAGTTCATTCCAAGGCATTTAAGGCTGGGCTTTGGGTGTCGTTGCAACTCTTGGTGAACTTCACGTCAAGGGCTGGGTTAAAGTAGGGTGAACCGaatgtatgtatgtatgaCCATGCCTATGTACAAAATTTCATGAGAAAAAAATGAATTCCCTCTCCTATTCCAGCTTTTTTAAATCTTCTTAAACACGGAAAGACTAGAAAGTGCTGCGCCAGGCCACGAAAACAGAGTGTTCGAGTTACAAGACGACCCGAGGGCCTGGTTGTTCATCCAAGCTGGCTCCCAGTAGTACAGTCCCCTTCCACGGTTAACCTTGCTCACAATACTAGCCACCTTTTCAATAAATTGAGTCTGGCCAGCGGCGGAAAACGGAATGTTGCGCATGTCGCTAGGGAAAGCCTGCGCAGGCGAAGGGCAAGAGGTAGGCCAGTTGAGCTCGCTGACAACGATTTCCTTGCCCCATTTGCTGGCCATGTTCTTCAACGACGTCTCAAGAGCCGAGAAGGTAGCACCAGCTCCGTAGAAAGGATAGTAAGAGACGCCCATCATGTCAAAGTCGGAAAGCTTGAGGGCTCCAGCGTTGAGGACGTTGGTGTAAAAGTACTCTTGAGTACCCCAGTCCCAACCCTTGTCGAGGTGGATCAtgatcttgggcttggggttGAGGGAAGAATCCTTGATACCGAAGGCTGCGGAGTTGAGAAGTCGGCCGATGTTGTAAAATGACTTGGTCGAACCAGTAGGGAAGAGAAGACCAGCAGTGATCTCATTGCCGATGGAGATAATAGAGGGCGCGACGCCAGCAGATTGAAAGGCGTTGGAGACTTGGAGTGTGTAGTTGTAAAGTCTCCAAGAAAGGTCATCAATACCAGTCGGCCAACCAGAAGGAATCTTTTGGTTAGCCGGATCAGCCCAGGTGTCGCTGAAATGCAGTGTAAGGTAAACACTcaagccagcagccttggcacgcttggcaagcttgaggTTGTAGTCGAGGTTGTAATCGCCGTTGGATGGGTTCACCCAGACGCGCTGTCGGACTGAGTTGACGCCGTTGGCAACCAGGATCTTTTCGAGGGACTGCGATGAGCCGCCGTTGGTGTACTTGATTcccttggcttcctcgagGAGCAGGGAAGACCAATCGACACCTCGATAGGTCAAGGCCGAAAGGGCCAGAGAGCAATAAGAAACGAATGCCAAGAACCGAAGAGCCACCATCTTGTCGTCCGTATAGGTCCGGTGTCTATCAATCAAAGAAAGACCATTCGTTTCAACCAGCGACCACGTCTTTTAAGTAGTCTCGGATCACGGACCTAAAACCCCGTGGTCCGATTTTGGCATGTAACATTGCGACTAGGATGTGTGTTTCTCCTCCAATCAAGGGTCCATATACGTCGCGCTATAGTGTTTCACTGCTTTTTTTTCCGTGAAACTCAAAGTCCTTAATAATGCCTCGTATCAAATAGGGAGACACGTTAGCTTCGGATATAGGACCAGATGAGTAGGTGGCCAATCGGAGGTTGTGAGTCCGTTGCAGGACTGGCTCCTCCGGCTCACACCGCCATGAAATATGGTGTGTCTACCACGGAAAGCGCGGCTTCATGGACATTCTCGAGATCAGAAAGCTTATTTAGAGCCAGCCATGACGACTTGGGAATTTTGTATCACCAAGATGAGCCCGAAATGTCGCGTCAACTTCCTGACATAATGCTGGCAGGGTCAACTATTTCTTGATGAAATCAAGAGAATTAATTGATACAGTGTCTTTGACAAGGGCAGCTGGGCTATTCCTTAATGGTCTAGCTAGTCTGTCACAC is a window from the Fusarium keratoplasticum isolate Fu6.1 chromosome 5, whole genome shotgun sequence genome containing:
- a CDS encoding Arabinogalactan endo-beta-1,4-galactanase encodes the protein MVALRFLAFVSYCSLALSALTYRGVDWSSLLLEEAKGIKYTNGGSSQSLEKILVANGVNSVRQRVWVNPSNGDYNLDYNLKLAKRAKAAGLSVYLTLHFSDTWADPANQKIPSGWPTGIDDLSWRLYNYTLQVSNAFQSAGVAPSIISIGNEITAGLLFPTGSTKSFYNIGRLLNSAAFGIKDSSLNPKPKIMIHLDKGWDWGTQEYFYTNVLNAGALKLSDFDMMGVSYYPFYGAGATFSALETSLKNMASKWGKEIVVSELNWPTSCPSPAQAFPSDMRNIPFSAAGQTQFIEKVASIVSKVNRGRGLYYWEPAWMNNQALGSSCNSNTLFSWPGAALSSLSVFKKI